The DNA region TCCGCCCCGACAACCCGAATATCAACTACCTGATGGGTGTCCTGAAATTCGATAAGGGCGACCTTAAAGGCGCGCTGCGGAATTTTCTTGTGATACTCGCGAAATACCCCGACGATGTGGATACCCTGCTGGCCGCCGCCCGGATTTACTTCGAGACCGGGGATTACACGAAGGCGCAGAAAATATACATCAAGCTGGAAAGTATCCTGCCGGAAGGCCATCCCAAACTGAAACTGGTCGAGCAGAATATGCAGAACCTCAGCGGGAGTATGGCGAATGAGTGAACTGGCATACTATGCCGCGTTGAGTTCCAACGACCTGATCGGGCCGAAGCGTTATGCTAAAATTATGGACGAGTTCGGCGGCTTGAAACCGTTCTTCGATCTCCCCGCCGGCGAGCAGATGGGTTTCCTCGGGATAAAGAGCGAGGACGCCCCCGCGCGTTTCGAGCGGATGCCCGAATCGGGGGAGAAGGTGCTCGCCGATTGCGCGAAAAAGGGCATCCGCATAGTCACTATCGCCGATAACGAATACCCCGCGCCCCTGAAAACAATCGCCGACCCGCCGTATATCCTCTACTATTACGGGGAGTTTAATCTCTCCATCCCGCTGGTCGCCGTCGTCGGTACCCGCGAACCCTCGGCGGAAGCGTTGAATATCAACCGTTACTTCGTGTCGGAACTGGTCAATTATAATATAGGGATAGTCAGCGGGATGGCGCGCGGGCATGATACCGCCGCGCACGAGGCTGTTATCGAGAATAACGGTTACACGATCGCGGTGCTCGCGTGCGGAGTGGATATCGTCTATCCCACGTCGAACCGCGAACTCTACCGAACCCTGCGGGAGAGCGGGACGATTGTCTCGGAGTATCCGCCGGGAGTGCGCCCCGATAAATGGCGGTTCCCGTTACGCAACCGTATCATCAGCGGGCTCGCGAATATCGTACTGATCGTGCAGGCTCCGGTAAACTCCGGCGCGCTGATTACCGCGAAGTACGCGGAAGCCCAGGGGCGCGACGTGTACGCGGTGCCGGGTAACCCGATGGATATCCGTTACGGCGGCACCAATCAGCTCATCCAGCGCGGCGCGAAGGTGGCGCTCAGCCCGGAGGAGATCGTGCTCGACCTCACCGGGACGAAACACCCGTCAGTACGCCGGAAGGTGTCCGAAATGCCCGCGCTCGAACCGGACGAGATGCAGGTGATCGATATCCTCGTAAGCGAGACGCATATCGACGAGATTGCCGGGATGACGAAGATTCCCATAGGGGATTTGAACGCGTTGCTGACACGGCTCGAACTGAAGGGAATCGTTCTCCAGTACCCGGGCCGCTTTTATATCAGGAACCTCTGATGACGGAATGGATTATTCTTTCTATCGCCGCTTTTATTACTGCGCTTATCCTTATTATCAATCTGACGGATTTTTGGATGAAGCCCCCGGTATGCCCGGCGCGTTCGTTCTGCCCGGATATCGTGATAACATCGAAGGGTAACCGTACCGCCGCGCTTCTGCTGCACGAGTACCACGGTACGCCCGAGTCGATGCGTTACCAGGGCGAGGCGCTCGCGAAACGGGGGATGGATATCTACATCCCCGCGATGCCCGGCGCGTCCGATACGCTTGACGACCTGCGGAAACTCTGCCCGCCGGATTTCCGGCTCTGGTACGCATTTATCCATGATTATTATAACGATCTCGCGGCGAAGTACGACTGTATCCTGCCGGTCGGCGCGTCGATAGGCGGAAGCCTCGCGCTCAGGCTCGCGGCGGAGGTGAATCCTCAGCCCCGCGCGGTCGTGACTCTCGCCTCCCCGGTGGTGATTACCGGTAAACATTTCCGTAAACGCCTCCTGCGTAATACGATGCTCCGGTTTTCGGGAGTGCTCGCCCTGTTCGGGAACGAGGTAAAGACGCGCGGGATGTCTCCCGAGGCGCGCAGGATGGTGGATTACCACGGTATCGACGGGGTTCTTTTCCCGAAGTCGGTGCATAGCCAGAAAATCGGCCTGCGCGGTGTGCGGAAGGCGCTGCGCGGCGTAAAATGCCCGGTGCTGGCGTTCCACGCCGAAGGGGACGCGACCGTCGGGACGGAGAATATCGACCGGATCGCGCGCGGGGTATCGTCGGCGATAGTCGTCCGAAAGCGGCTCGACCTCTCAGGCGACACGGTCAGCCACCGCCACCGTCTCGCGTCGCACACTCTCGTACGCGCGGAAATCGCCCGATGGATCGCCGGGTTCCTCGACCTGACGGAGGCGAAATGAGCACCGCGTCGCTTACCCTTATTATCGCCG from Brevinematales bacterium includes:
- the dprA gene encoding DNA-protecting protein DprA, with the translated sequence MSELAYYAALSSNDLIGPKRYAKIMDEFGGLKPFFDLPAGEQMGFLGIKSEDAPARFERMPESGEKVLADCAKKGIRIVTIADNEYPAPLKTIADPPYILYYYGEFNLSIPLVAVVGTREPSAEALNINRYFVSELVNYNIGIVSGMARGHDTAAHEAVIENNGYTIAVLACGVDIVYPTSNRELYRTLRESGTIVSEYPPGVRPDKWRFPLRNRIISGLANIVLIVQAPVNSGALITAKYAEAQGRDVYAVPGNPMDIRYGGTNQLIQRGAKVALSPEEIVLDLTGTKHPSVRRKVSEMPALEPDEMQVIDILVSETHIDEIAGMTKIPIGDLNALLTRLELKGIVLQYPGRFYIRNL